In Mercurialis annua linkage group LG5, ddMerAnnu1.2, whole genome shotgun sequence, a single genomic region encodes these proteins:
- the LOC126682632 gene encoding uncharacterized protein LOC126682632 isoform X2 encodes MVLQSWSCASYPNVFAPQKPTNSKFRCFSQLGIPDVVEITHNKLLIAAAVSAAIGQLSKPFTSILFYGKDFDFRTAFGAGGFPSTHSSLLLLLHLLPLRVVYAGLVMYDAQGVRREVGNHARMLNKMQSKMQFYSKDDDDLIVSQRATAGEQIDTSLSKGSRNAPLLLKSLNQKLISSVQEETGNTLTRPALLKESIGHSEVEVIAGAFLGFLVTLAVYATL; translated from the exons ATGGTGTTACAGAGTTGGAGTTGCGCTTCTTATCCAAATGTATTTGCTCCTCAGAAGCCCACAAACTCTAAATTCAGGTGCTTCTCCCAACTGGGCATTCCAGATGTTGTTGAGATTACTCACAACAAGCTTCTGATAGCAGCTGCTGTATCTGCTGCCATCGGCCAGCTCTCCAAGCCATTCACTTCTATACTTTTCTATGGAAAAGATTTTGACTTCAGAACTGCTTTTGGTGCTGGTGGCTTCCCTTCCACCCATTCCTCT TTGTTGCTACTGCTACATCTCTTGCCCTTGAGAG TCGTGTATGCTGGCCTTGTCATGTATGATGCTCAG GGGGTAAGAAGAGAAGTTGGGAATCATGCGAGAATGCTAAACAAAATGCAATCGaagatgcaattctattcaaaGGATGACGATGATTTGATAGTTTCGCAACGGGCAACCGCAGGGGAACAGATTGATACTTCATTGTCCAAGGGTTCAAGAAATGCACCTCTATTACTTAAATCACTCAATCAAAAGCTCATATCTTCTGTCCAAGAAGAAACAGGAAATACCTTGACAAGACCAGCTCTGCTAAAAGAATCCATTGGCCATTCTGAGGTTGAAGTCATTGCTGGTGCTTTTTTAGGTTTCTTGGTCACATTGGCAGTATATGCTACTCTATAA
- the LOC126682632 gene encoding uncharacterized protein LOC126682632 isoform X1 translates to MVLQSWSCASYPNVFAPQKPTNSKFRCFSQLGIPDVVEITHNKLLIAAAVSAAIGQLSKPFTSILFYGKDFDFRTAFGAGGFPSTHSSAVVATATSLALERGFSDSIFGLTVVYAGLVMYDAQGVRREVGNHARMLNKMQSKMQFYSKDDDDLIVSQRATAGEQIDTSLSKGSRNAPLLLKSLNQKLISSVQEETGNTLTRPALLKESIGHSEVEVIAGAFLGFLVTLAVYATL, encoded by the exons ATGGTGTTACAGAGTTGGAGTTGCGCTTCTTATCCAAATGTATTTGCTCCTCAGAAGCCCACAAACTCTAAATTCAGGTGCTTCTCCCAACTGGGCATTCCAGATGTTGTTGAGATTACTCACAACAAGCTTCTGATAGCAGCTGCTGTATCTGCTGCCATCGGCCAGCTCTCCAAGCCATTCACTTCTATACTTTTCTATGGAAAAGATTTTGACTTCAGAACTGCTTTTGGTGCTGGTGGCTTCCCTTCCACCCATTCCTCT GCAGTTGTTGCTACTGCTACATCTCTTGCCCTTGAGAG GGGCTTTTCGGATTCAATTTTCGGACTTACAGTCGTGTATGCTGGCCTTGTCATGTATGATGCTCAG GGGGTAAGAAGAGAAGTTGGGAATCATGCGAGAATGCTAAACAAAATGCAATCGaagatgcaattctattcaaaGGATGACGATGATTTGATAGTTTCGCAACGGGCAACCGCAGGGGAACAGATTGATACTTCATTGTCCAAGGGTTCAAGAAATGCACCTCTATTACTTAAATCACTCAATCAAAAGCTCATATCTTCTGTCCAAGAAGAAACAGGAAATACCTTGACAAGACCAGCTCTGCTAAAAGAATCCATTGGCCATTCTGAGGTTGAAGTCATTGCTGGTGCTTTTTTAGGTTTCTTGGTCACATTGGCAGTATATGCTACTCTATAA